The Salarias fasciatus chromosome 16, fSalaFa1.1, whole genome shotgun sequence sequence GTACTTTTTTGAATCTATCATTTGCAATAAAATAATCGACAGCTTCTAAATTTCCTCTTCACGCATTTGTTAGTGTTGTAAACGAGCCGGAAGAAATCTGAAAAGGATTATTTCAATGTTTGCTTATTTTAAGAAGCTTCACCATTTCTTTAAAGTGGATACATATTCTGATATATGAATTCTCTCATAAACACAGAATATTGATCTAAATTGGCCAAGTTTCCCATAAATTCGATCATATCCATACAGCCTTCCAGATATATTACATTGTTATTCAATTcccatgttattttttttcccacaaataaaagtaaattaaaaaataaaataaaattatacattttcttGCATAGTAATGTATCACTCAataaaattttttttaagcatggTAGAGTCAGAAACGGAGCCAAGATCATATTTTGAATGGCCGCTATCTCTGAGCTTTCATGTGATTAATAAGGTCAGTTACTTGATAAATGTGATAAATGTGTAACCACTCACACTCAGGAAATAACTCTTATAGGCTCAGGTGTTATTTTTATGTAAAGGAATGCATAGAGACATTTAATAAATCCATTTTCTTGCATAGTTTAGTGTGTTTGAGGCACTATATTTCATCTTCGAAAAACAACTTGACTATCACTTCTTCTCAGAGGCAGCGTGATGTTTTTCGGAACCAGTGCAGTCAGCTAGCGGCATGCATCCTCCCAACGTAATCTACTTTGGACATGCCTAAATCTAAGACAACTTTATCATCATCCTTTTCCCGACACCTGAAATCCTTGCCAACACTGCTCCAAAGACACAGTCgtcccccctccgctctgcgCTCATGCCCGGGAGCCTCGACACCTGTGGCTCGCCATCTCTCTGCAACGCCTCAACAAGGAGGCCAGGAGCATGAAAAATGGGCTGGAGAGAAGTCATCCGTCAAACCCAGGAATGCTGTCCTCTGCCTTTATCCACATCTGTGACCTCTCTGCCGGTGCAATCCTGAGCACCTGGTATCACCTGCTCAATTATTTTTAGGCTGTCGTGATTCCGGGCGTCCTCCAAGTGACGCTGGCGAACCTCGCAAGTGCGAGCAACAAGAGGAAGGTCGCCTCACAGACACCTGAAGGTGccacttttaaaaaaagggtAAAGTAGGTTGTGAGTGATGCACGTGCGGGTCCTTCAACACTTGAACTTTTCTCGCTTTTTCATGCCTCAAACACTCATGACGCCTTAAAGATTTAAAAGCTGCAAGGAATTCTTCAAGCGAAACGTTTGTGGTATGCTTTATGACCACCCTATCTCCACCGAGGAGAGCGATCACTCATTCAACATGTGCATGCGCTAAGGCAGAACTGATTTACTGTCATTGCCCTAAGATGGTCCTAGGATATTTTCTTAATCTTTAAATTGTACAGCAagttgtgttcttttttttttttatatcaaagatgttttgaaatgaaacagaagaGCATGCTTCGTATCATTCAGATGACGTCCTTGTGTTACGCTGTAGATGTGGTTGTTAAAACTTTCAAGCTAATAAGCTAGCCACAGCCTAACTGTAACATCTCACTTTTAATTTCATGTTCAGTGGGCTGGAACGGGAAAATAGtgcctttaaatttaaactttaaagtttttctttgttgtcatGCAGATTATACATGATTTATATGgctatattttaacaaaaccaAACTATTTCATCGCAGCATCACTGATAGCTTAGGTCTCAGTGTTATGCTACGTCCGCAACTCTtaaaaaaatagttaaaaagaacaatgttttcttgAAATTTTTAGAATTTGATTGGTGGATTGGAGCCTCATTCAGGCCAGTTTGGGACCACGGCGTTTGACACCAATGATCGAGGTTGTGCTCAATCCATTGAGAACAAATGTGTTCCTCACTGAATAGGTAAGCATACCAGTGAAGCTCTTGGTCATCACTAGCTAAAAACAAACTTCTCAGtccaaaaagaaattcaaaacagCTGGATTCAAGACAAACCGGGTAACACAGTTATTCTGTAAAGTCAGCTAACGTACCAAAAGTGGTATGACCTTTTAAATCAAGTGAAAGTAGGGCTTACACACACGTAAAAATATTATAGTAACTCCCAAAAAAATGCATAGttacatttactgtgaaagtaCACAAGCTTAAGGCAGTTTTCCTAAAATGACTGTATAATTCTATGGTGCGTACGCCTTACAAATAGTGTGAATCAGAGAGTGAAAGAACATTTTTGTATAAACATCAAGTGTCCCTGCAAAGTTATGATCTACTATTTTGCTATTAAAACCTGCTCAATCTCTTGCTTCACTTATTTtgcctgcatgttttttttaagctcagCTTCTAACATCCAGGCCATCCACCTGCTTCAGAGTCAAGAGTCTGGTTTCTCTAAATGTACAAGGCCAATTGGTAATCCTAAATTACTGTGGCAAAGAACTAATTTGataacaacatgaaaacaatggaAAGAAACCAATTTTACCATAATTTTGGACTATCATACAATACTGAACCAAAAAGTATTGATATTGATAAGGAGAAAACTAGAGCTACTTAGACTACTTAAGTTAGTCAAGGGGCAGGGTGAGCCTCCAAAAATCAATAAACAGCCTCTAGTCCACTACTAAAAACACCCCAGGATCTTTTCACtaaaactgcagaaactccCCATTCCAACTCTTTAAGCAACCTGGCAACGCACTACCTCTACGGCTGTTGGGCAGCACCACTGTTGCTTAAGATTTACTATTTTACCCCAAAAACAGTAGGGAACAAGAGAGGCCATGTGTCTGTGAGggagagggggacagagggacacaAATGTAACAGGAGGGAGATTGTTGCTCCAGTGCCCCGGAGATGTCCACGTACTGACGGGATGGACACCAGCTGAGTGAAAAGAATTATTGTAATGTTGTCTTCTGAGCTGAACGAGTGGGCTTAGGAAACACTCTTAGGGTGTTGTAGATAATGAAATACGGTGGTTTAAGAGAGGTTCAGACATAAAAAATCTTGAGGAGTCAAGAATATGTTTCTGTTAGTGTCTGGGTGTGAATGACACAAAAACAAGGGAGGGAATATTTCTACCATCTGGCTGTGTGGTAATTGCAGGAGTGAATGGGAAAGTGGAGCAGATGTTCAAATTTAAATCTGATTATGACACTTGCTCCACAGAAATTGTTGCGCTGGTGATCTGGACCTCTGCTACTTTGTCAACAGGACTTTTTTCTTGCGCTGCCtgatcctcctcttcttcctcttcaccaACATCTTCATCTTGCTCTGGAACTGCCAGGTCAGCCAAACGCTCACCGTTGACGCTGCACTCGATGCTTGGTGCTTCTCCATTGATTGCCAGCTCCGCCTTCATGCTTTCTGGAGTGGAGGGGCTTAAAATCTCCTGACCCTCTGCCAGGACATCCTTGGTATGCACCTCTGCCAAAGGATATTCGCCATCTATACTTCCCAGGGGAGGAATCTCCACATGGGCACCTGCCCCAGGTGAGACGGTTTCTTCTGTGGTAGCCTCCCCATCTCGAACCTTCTTCACATTGAACGTCATGGGAGACACCTTGAAGGAAGACGACTTGGTCGTCGGGCTCTTGGGGTGACTGGGGGTGAGGCTCTTCTTGATCTTCTCACGCTTCTCAGGTGGAACAATCTTGGTGGTGATCTGGTTCACCTTCTTCTCAATGCTCTGACGCGAGAAGGCCTTCTTGAGGCTGTCGACCTTTCTCAGGCTGTTGCGCTTGAATTTGTCGGCCCTTCTTTCGTAGCCGCGAGACGGACCCGCTACAGAGTCACACTCAATCTCGTAATCTTCTTGAGGGATCGCAACACTCTCATCCTCGTCTGAAGACAGGCTGATGGTCTGGAGAACCTCCTCTTGGGTACGAGAGCCATCAATGGAGC is a genomic window containing:
- the LOC115403501 gene encoding caveolae-associated protein 2-like, with the translated sequence MEEDAPRTEPSSISGSTHTIPQQQQQQQENAEIFTPSFAPSSAPSSPTPSGTLSRLGLKSPTSPTAAGAGAPASPGGQVSAITVVALLDKLVNMLEAVQDNQQRMEQRQADLEGAVRVVQGDVTRLSKTHVGTSNSVSKLLERSRKVSAHLKDVKERMDKQAVQVKKLEANHSHLLKRNHFKVLIFQEDNEIPTSVSVKDSLKTPLPSQYDAESIQPPPSMACSIDGSRTQEEVLQTISLSSDEDESVAIPQEDYEIECDSVAGPSRGYERRADKFKRNSLRKVDSLKKAFSRQSIEKKVNQITTKIVPPEKREKIKKSLTPSHPKSPTTKSSSFKVSPMTFNVKKVRDGEATTEETVSPGAGAHVEIPPLGSIDGEYPLAEVHTKDVLAEGQEILSPSTPESMKAELAINGEAPSIECSVNGERLADLAVPEQDEDVGEEEEEEDQAAQEKSPVDKVAEVQITSATISVEQVS